In Burkholderia pseudomultivorans, the DNA window GAGCGACGCGATGTCGATCGGCGTGCCGGCGGCCGGGCACGTGTTGGTCTTGCCGCTCGCGTCCGGGCCGAACATGTCGCAGAACGTGAGCCGGCGCTGCAGCGTCGCGAGCATCGCGTCGCTGAACACTTCGTTGAGCATGCCGTGCGCCTTCAGGTTGTTCAGCGCGACGAGATAGTAGTACTCGCCCCAGGACGTATTCGCATACGTGTAGTTGGCGCCCGACTGCGCCATCATCGCGGTCGTGATCTGCTGGTAGGTCGCGAGATAGCTCGCGTATTGCGGGTCGCCCTTCGACTTCATGTCGATCAGGATGTACGACAGGCCGAGCGCGAGCTTGCCGGGCAGGAATTTGTCGCCGGTGTTCGTGTCGAGCACGTGGACCGGCGTGCCGTCGCCGAGATCCATCACGACCTGCGTGAAGTCGGGCGACTTGCGGATCAGGTCGAACAGCGCGCGCATCTGGCCCATCATCGTGACGGGGATGTCGGCGCCGGCCGGCACGCTGGTGTCGGGCGCGCCATAGACGAGCGCCTGCAGCGAGTTGGCGGCGAGTGCGGGCGTCGACGGCGATGAAGGCGAGGGCGGCTGCGTGTCGGTCACGTCGCTGCCGCCGCATGCGCTGACGAACAGGACGGAAAGGGCGCTGAGCGCGGCGCCGAGCGCGAATCTGCTGCGCGGATGCATTGTGGGGTGTCTCCGGTTTGAATAGTGGTGAGGACGGGCCGGTCCGACGCTGCCTCGCTCGACGCCCGTACCCGACTTCCGCCTTGCAACCCTGATCCCTGAAGGCGGACGCCTGAATCGCAACCCGAGCGGGCCGACGTTTTCCGGTGCGGGAGCGGTGGTTCGGGCCGCCGCCGTTGGCATTGGAAAACGTTTTCCAAATTTAGGCATCGACAGGCATGCTGTCAATGATCTTTCGTCAGGATGGTGGCGGGGGAAACCCGGATGGAAAAGAGACGAGGACCCCGGACTGGACCGGAAATGTGCGGTTTTCAGGCGTGTTTATTGCAGATATTTCCTTCCGGTGTTTGCGGTGAGCGGTGTGGAAGCGGCGGGAATCGGAGTGCAAGGAATGCGCGCTTTCTTCCGTTCGAAGAAGAAAACGTTATCCATAAGGGTCGCCGCGACAGATGTGCGTGACGATCGACCCTGGAGGCGGCCGCCGTCGGTCGCACCGGAGCCGGTTAAGAGTACGAGTCGTCCACGAATCTAGAGCAGATGACGGCGTCAGTCAGAGCGAGCAAAGCGGCATGAAGATCGAGGCGGCGCTCGAAGCGAATCCGGGGTTTGCCCGGCTTCATGAGTTGCGGTCATGAAAACTGGCGATGGACCTATCCGCGCCAAGAATTCGCAACTCCAGATCGGATGCTCGTATACACAACTTCTCGAGACGATCAAATTGCTCGACCCACAACTCATCCGGCAGTCGACAATAGCGGACTAGGAACTGCAACGACCGAAGCTCGTTACATATCACCAACCGCGCGATCTCGTGATTCTCGATGTACCGATCGGGCAAAACATGGCTGTATGCGTCAACCAGATCCGCCCACAAGGGACCAGGAGCTGGTTCCGGACCAAGTTCAAGCCACCAGGCTATTGTTGCCAGGTCGAACAATTGCGGCCCTGTGCCGCAATCGTCGAAATCAAACAAAGTAATGGTGCAATCGTGAAGGCGAAGATTATCCAGGCGAAAGTCTCCGTGACAGAATCCCCAGTAGTCGTACTCTTTAGCAGGAACCCTGAACAAGCCTGGAAATGACTCGACCAATCTCGACACTACGTTGGCCGCTGCTGCGGAATGTGCAGAGACTTCGTCGA includes these proteins:
- a CDS encoding phosphotransferase enzyme family protein, with amino-acid sequence MSREQNHKSRHIELVHRFVADEYDIDVDHIDEVVHGVNWTFRIAATTGANYFLRIYRELDRTPADIMAEIEVLNSIQTSEILKVSLPIKNRNQQYLRDFITADGIRRSAVLFAEARGRVPTPTHNDMHAAGLALAELHRQSWLTQLAPSRTLANVEWGRRVLDEVSAHSAAAANVVSRLVESFPGLFRVPAKEYDYWGFCHGDFRLDNLRLHDCTITLFDFDDCGTGPQLFDLATIAWWLELGPEPAPGPLWADLVDAYSHVLPDRYIENHEIARLVICNELRSLQFLVRYCRLPDELWVEQFDRLEKLCIRASDLELRILGADRSIASFHDRNS